A window of Metabacillus sp. B2-18 contains these coding sequences:
- a CDS encoding ArsI/CadI family heavy metal resistance metalloenzyme, with protein MMKIHIGLNVTNLDASLVFYSKIFGTKPVKVKQDYVKFLLEDPGLNFTLRQVDRIEGNHINHFGFQIYSTDELNQHKERLEKEGFFSRSENNTTCCYARQDKFWITDPDGHEWEFFLTKEDTEVDTVHTCCG; from the coding sequence ATAATGAAAATTCATATTGGTTTAAATGTAACAAATTTAGACGCTTCCCTTGTCTTTTATTCTAAGATCTTTGGTACAAAACCTGTAAAGGTAAAACAAGATTATGTGAAGTTTTTATTGGAAGATCCAGGCCTAAACTTTACGTTACGACAAGTAGATCGTATTGAGGGTAATCATATAAATCACTTTGGTTTCCAAATATACAGTACAGATGAGTTAAATCAACATAAAGAAAGATTAGAAAAGGAAGGATTCTTCTCACGTAGTGAAAACAATACAACTTGTTGTTATGCAAGGCAGGATAAATTTTGGATCACTGATCCCGATGGACACGAATGGGAATTTTTCTTAACGAAAGAAGACACTGAAGTAGACACCGTTCATACTTGTTGTGGTTAA
- a CDS encoding PCYCGC motif-containing (lipo)protein, with amino-acid sequence MNRYNKILMIMLIGSLITGCANTDLEENHEDHEQHGTISDIREETASIDVLPAFLADKSEDMQTIYKASAAHRELLENIPCYCGCGETANHKNNYDCFVFENKEDGAVVWDDHGTKCGVCLEIAAQSIVDYQNGNTVKEIRAKIDNMYKEGYAKPTPTPEV; translated from the coding sequence ATGAATAGATATAACAAGATATTAATGATAATGTTAATAGGTAGTCTTATAACAGGCTGTGCAAACACTGATCTTGAAGAAAATCATGAAGATCATGAACAACACGGCACAATATCTGATATTCGTGAGGAAACGGCAAGTATTGATGTTTTACCAGCCTTTTTAGCCGATAAGTCTGAAGATATGCAGACAATCTATAAAGCATCAGCAGCACATCGAGAATTACTTGAAAACATTCCTTGTTACTGTGGATGTGGTGAAACAGCAAATCATAAAAATAACTATGATTGTTTTGTGTTTGAAAATAAGGAAGACGGTGCAGTTGTTTGGGATGATCATGGAACAAAGTGCGGAGTATGTTTAGAAATAGCTGCTCAATCCATTGTTGACTATCAAAATGGAAATACAGTAAAAGAGATACGAGCAAAAATAGATAATATGTATAAAGAAGGTTACGCAAAGCCAACTCCTACACCTGAAGTATGA
- a CDS encoding DDE-type integrase/transposase/recombinase, with protein sequence MYPQIITYLLTFINYQEQLIRTLLTLLIGKSMFDKPTEQPVNKPYRKLQVDDLPVIEVLEQLDYRVLLSEYLEKNGKALKPVQRRKNAKVSVPKAMNCPKCGAPSDYLYANNGDKGQYQCKVCTELFSEKNRYSKEAILKCPHCSKTLEKIKERKDFHVFKCKNNDCSYYQKKLNGMTSKEKKRFKKDPQAFKLRYIFRQFYIDFQPLSKESPELPAVDLSKIYASPHTLGLILTYHVNYGLSARKTAAIMQDVHGVMISHQTVLNYENSVALLLKPYVDHYPYELSDQFCGDETYIRVNGRWHYLFFFFDAVKKIILSYPVSPNRDTATAIRAIDEVLIKMKEIPENLTFVVDGNPIYLLAQHFFAQHEILFDVKQVIGLTNEDPVSTEYRPMKQIIERLNRTFKGNYRSTHGFGSEHGSISYVTLFTAYFNFLRPHAALEGKVPVVNPELKGLPTMPARWTKLIGLAQQWIVEQRQA encoded by the coding sequence CTTACTTTATTGATTGGTAAAAGCATGTTCGATAAACCTACTGAACAGCCCGTAAATAAACCTTATCGAAAACTTCAAGTGGATGACCTTCCGGTCATTGAAGTTCTAGAACAGCTTGATTATCGAGTTCTTCTTAGTGAATATCTAGAGAAGAACGGGAAAGCTCTCAAACCTGTTCAAAGGCGTAAGAATGCAAAAGTTTCCGTACCTAAAGCCATGAACTGTCCAAAGTGTGGTGCTCCATCGGATTATCTTTATGCCAACAATGGAGATAAAGGTCAGTATCAATGCAAGGTGTGTACAGAACTTTTCAGTGAAAAGAACCGTTACTCTAAGGAGGCCATCCTGAAGTGTCCTCATTGTTCCAAGACTCTCGAGAAAATAAAAGAAAGAAAAGATTTTCACGTGTTTAAGTGCAAGAACAATGACTGTTCTTATTATCAAAAGAAGCTCAATGGGATGACTTCAAAAGAAAAGAAAAGGTTCAAAAAGGACCCTCAAGCATTTAAATTGAGATACATTTTCCGTCAGTTTTATATCGATTTCCAGCCGTTATCTAAGGAATCACCAGAACTGCCGGCCGTGGACTTATCAAAGATTTATGCATCCCCACATACATTAGGATTGATCCTAACCTATCATGTAAACTATGGCCTTTCGGCCCGTAAAACAGCTGCGATTATGCAGGACGTACACGGAGTGATGATTTCACATCAGACTGTATTGAACTACGAAAATAGCGTAGCTTTATTACTTAAACCTTATGTGGATCACTATCCCTATGAACTTTCAGACCAATTCTGCGGTGATGAAACGTATATCAGAGTAAACGGTCGATGGCATTATTTATTTTTCTTTTTTGACGCCGTGAAAAAGATTATTCTTTCGTATCCGGTGTCGCCTAATCGAGACACAGCAACAGCCATTCGAGCAATTGATGAGGTCTTAATCAAGATGAAAGAGATTCCAGAAAATCTGACCTTTGTGGTAGACGGGAATCCAATCTATCTTTTAGCCCAACATTTCTTCGCTCAACATGAGATTTTATTCGATGTGAAGCAGGTCATTGGATTAACCAATGAGGACCCTGTTTCAACCGAATATAGACCAATGAAACAAATAATTGAGAGACTTAACCGCACCTTTAAGGGCAATTATCGCTCCACTCATGGATTCGGCTCTGAACATGGTTCCATTTCATACGTCACCTTATTTACGGCCTACTTTAACTTTTTGCGTCCGCATGCCGCCTTAGAAGGAAAAGTGCCCGTAGTGAATCCAGAACTCAAGGGGCTTCCAACAATGCCAGCACGTTGGACAAAGCTCATTGGATTAGCACAACAATGGATAGTAGAACAAAGACAAGCCTAA
- a CDS encoding ArsR/SmtB family transcription factor, translating to MKEEINLQVSLEKTFEMYEGKFKAIADKKRLQIMNLLTQKGEINVNDLAPMVNMTQSKLSYHLKILLDANLILKETRGTFNFYKLNLEEVNHLLSAELCCLFRPTC from the coding sequence ATGAAAGAAGAAATAAACTTACAAGTTTCTTTAGAAAAAACCTTTGAAATGTACGAGGGAAAATTTAAAGCAATTGCTGATAAAAAGAGACTACAAATCATGAACCTTCTTACACAAAAAGGTGAAATTAACGTTAATGATCTTGCACCAATGGTAAACATGACACAATCAAAGCTGTCATACCATTTAAAAATACTTTTAGATGCCAACCTCATCTTAAAAGAAACAAGAGGTACATTTAACTTTTACAAACTTAATCTAGAAGAAGTAAACCACCTTTTATCAGCAGAGCTCTGTTGCCTATTTAGACCTACTTGCTGA
- a CDS encoding Cof-type HAD-IIB family hydrolase has product MKKLIAIDLDGTLLSSNIDISAENIQAIQTAQQEGHIVMICSGRAPEDIKTVIDKTPLQCPVAGSNGTMVIADGKLLSQISINKDIVKNVAEVLNQKEYPFKIYSNKGIFVASTWSERMLSFLEKNQEILNHLTPKEYKLMTEQPKETDSIKIFDELEPVLAIEDLTIQKFFIPTISGKEELISSLEKFEGISITTSGPFNIEIMDTNGHKGNGIRVMAEYFNIPIENTVAIGDNFNDVPMLETAGLSIAMGNGDPTVKEMADVVTLTNNENGVAHAIKKFVLEA; this is encoded by the coding sequence ATGAAAAAATTAATCGCAATTGATCTAGATGGGACATTATTATCGTCTAATATTGATATTTCAGCTGAAAACATTCAAGCCATTCAAACTGCTCAACAAGAAGGTCACATTGTTATGATTTGTTCAGGTCGAGCACCAGAAGATATTAAGACGGTAATTGATAAAACTCCACTACAATGCCCTGTTGCCGGAAGTAATGGCACAATGGTTATCGCGGACGGAAAACTATTAAGTCAAATCTCAATAAACAAAGATATTGTCAAAAATGTAGCAGAAGTCCTTAACCAAAAAGAATATCCATTTAAAATTTATAGTAATAAAGGGATTTTTGTTGCTTCTACATGGTCTGAACGAATGCTTTCATTCCTTGAAAAAAATCAAGAAATCTTAAATCATTTAACACCTAAAGAATATAAGCTTATGACGGAGCAACCAAAGGAAACGGATAGTATTAAAATATTTGATGAGTTAGAACCGGTGTTAGCGATTGAGGATCTTACTATTCAAAAATTCTTTATCCCAACCATCTCTGGGAAAGAAGAGCTCATTTCTTCATTAGAAAAGTTTGAAGGAATTTCGATTACAACGTCTGGTCCGTTTAACATTGAAATTATGGATACAAACGGACATAAAGGGAACGGAATACGAGTAATGGCTGAATACTTTAACATCCCAATCGAAAACACAGTGGCAATTGGAGATAACTTCAACGATGTTCCTATGCTTGAAACAGCAGGCTTATCAATTGCTATGGGGAACGGCGATCCAACTGTTAAAGAAATGGCTGATGTTGTAACACTTACGAACAATGAAAATGGTGTTGCCCATGCTATCAAAAAATTTGTACTTGAAGCTTAA